A region of the Kribbella sp. NBC_01245 genome:
GTTTCGGACCGTACGTCGGCCAAGGTCTCGCCGGGCGCGAGGGTTGGGAGAGATAGCTCGTCTACCCGGGAGGCGGCGAGTGCCTCCAAGACTTCGGGGTCGGAGCGGAAGGCGGTGACCTTGTCGCGGAGGATGAGGTAGTTGCGCATGCACGCGGCAGCGGTCACCCACACGCCCTCGGCGTCTTCAGTGCGCGGGGGCTTGTAGTCGAAGTGGACGAATCCGTCGTACCGACCTTGCAACGTGTCGACGGTCCAGAACGCTTCGCGTAGGTTGCCCGCACCGAAGCGCAGGTCCTGGTCGAACCGCGGGCCGTGCTGGCCGTTGAGGTCGATATGGAACAGCTTGCCGTGCCACAACGCCTGCGCGATGCCATGCGCATAGTTGAGCCCGGCCATCTGCTCGTGGCCCACCTCCGGGTTGATGCCAACGATCTCGGGATCGGCCAGATCGTTGATGAAGGCAATCGCGTGACCGATCGTCGGCAGGAGAATGTCGCCGCGTGGTTCGTTCGGCTTGGGCTCAATCGCAAAGCGGATGTCGTAGTTCTGCTCGCGCACGTAGGCGCACAGCAGATCCATCGACTCCTTGTACCGATCCAGCGCAGCACCAACATTCTTGGAACCACCCGACTCGGCACCCTCGCGACCACCCCACAACACGTAGGTCGTCGCACCCAACTCGGCCGCTAGATCGATATTGCGCAACACCTTCTGCAGGGCGTAGCGGCGTACCGACCGATCGTTCGCGGTCAACCCACCATCCTTGAAAACGGGATGACTGAAGAGGTTGGTAGTGGCCATCTCGACCACCATGCCGGTCTCCGCGAGCGCCTTGCCGAACCGCTCCAGCTGATGCAGCCGCGCCGCGTCATCCGGCACCAGGTCGTCATCATGGAACGACACCGCCGCAGCGCCCAACTCCGACAGCCGGTGTACGGCCTCGACCGGATCCAGCGGCGCGCGGACCGCCGTACCGAAAACGTCGACGCCTTCCCAGCCCACGGTCCACAGACCGAACGAGAACTTGTCTTCCTTACGAGGGGTGTAATCCGTCATTCAGCGATTTCCTGCTTCCGGGATGTCGGTTCAAAAGTGAGTTGATCGAGAAAGGTCCCCTCATCGGAGAAGACCGCGTAGAGGGTGTGCGTGCCATCGGCGAGAGCTGTCGCAGTCGTCACCGTCTGCCACACATGCCGATGCCCAGTGGCAGGTACGTCGATGGTGCTGAGCGTCGGACCATGCAACGGGTCGTCCAACCGCAGCGTGAGCGTCGCCGGCGCCGCCTGATCCCGCGCAACCCGCGCGCCAACCACGCCAACCCCAGCACCGAAATCGACCGCATCAAAGGCGATCCAACTCCCCGCCTCCAGCGCCCGTACCGAATCACCACGATCCGGCGCGGCATCGGCCAGCACCACGGCACAATACGAGTCAAAAGTTGTCGCAGGCAACGGAACCCCAAGCACCCGCCGATCGGAAATCCGCTCACCCTGTACGTCAACAGACGCCGTCAGCAAGAGATCCGTCGCCGAACGCCCAACCATCACACTGTGCCGAGCGATCTCGACACACCGGCGCCCAGTCGTAACGTCCCAAAAGGCCAGATCCCGAGCCCGCAGGATCAGCTCGACGGTCTTGGTCTCACCGGGCTCCAACGAAACCCGGCTGAACCCGCGCAGCTGGCGCAGCGGCTGCTTGGCCCGAGAACGCTGCTGGTGCGTATAAAGCTGCACCACCTCGGTCCCGCTCCTGGCGCCAGTATTGGTAACCGTGACCGACACCCGCACTTCACCATCGGCCGTCATCGTGCCCGCGTCGAGCTGCAGATCGCTGTAGTCGAACGTCGTGTAGCTCAACCCAAACCCAAACGGATAAAGGGGTTTCCCACGGTAGTACAGATACGTCGCGTCCGTCCCGATGATGTCGTAATCGAGCAAGTCGGGCAGATCCGCAGCCGATCGATACCAAGTCTGCGGCAGTCGCCCAGAAGCATCGCTATCGCCGAACAAGACCTCAACCAAAGCGTGCCCATACTCCTGACCGCCATGCGACGACCACAAAATCGCCGGCAAGTGCTGCTGCGCCCAAGTAGTCGCGAACGGATAGCTACTGGACATCACCAACACAGTCGACGGATTCGCCGCATGCACCGCGCGCACCAGACGATCCTGGCCAGCCGGCAGCTCGAGATCCGCCCGGTCCTCGGTCTCGCGACCGTTCACCAGCGGATGGTTGCCAACAACAACAATCGCGACCTCCGCTGCGGCAGCAATCGCAGCCGCAGCCGCAGCACCATCGATAACGGTGTCGACGACAAAGCTCGCCGCCGATTCCGAGTCGTCAGAAAGCCGAACCGATCCACCCGCATCGACAGTCAGCAGACAACCGCTGCTGAGGTGGCGGACGGCCGTACGCCCATCTGCCGTCTCGACCAGCCGGAAGGTCTGCTTGACCTCCCATCCGTTCGGCCCGGGCTGGTCGTCGACAAGCTCGCCGTTGTCCGCGATCGACAGATACCGGCGATTCCGCACCGAGCGCAACGCGACCGCGCCGCCACCCCAATCGAACAGGTCGAACCAGCTGTCCTCATCGGCCGTCGCCTTCAGCCGCAAGGCCTGACCAACCTCGGTCGCGGCGAGATACCCGCCATCGGTCCGCAACGCGATCCGGTCTACGCCCTCGCAATACACCACCGATTCAGGGGAGAGGCGCGCCTCGAGCCCGTCCCTAGCCGTCACCTGGTACGGCAGGGTGCCGGAGTACCAATCCTCGTGCAACGCGTTCGCCAGCGGGCCGATGACCGCAACGCGGGCGAGATCCGCGCGCAGCGGCAGCAGCCCGCATTCGTGCTTGAGCAACACGATGGACTCGCGCGCGGCCTGCCGGGCAAGGGCTTGATGCGCCGGCGAGTTCACCACGCCCGGATCAGGAGCGTCGTACGTCGAGGAGTCGAACTCGCCAAGCCGGAAGCGCAGTTCGAGCGCCCGCGAGGCGGCCCGATCGATGTCGGCCTCAACCAGCAGTCCATCGGTCAGGGCCTGCCGAAGCTTGGAAACACTCGGCTCGTAGTTCGCGTCATCCTGCGTAAAGCTGTCAATCCCAGC
Encoded here:
- the xylA gene encoding xylose isomerase, with protein sequence MTDYTPRKEDKFSFGLWTVGWEGVDVFGTAVRAPLDPVEAVHRLSELGAAAVSFHDDDLVPDDAARLHQLERFGKALAETGMVVEMATTNLFSHPVFKDGGLTANDRSVRRYALQKVLRNIDLAAELGATTYVLWGGREGAESGGSKNVGAALDRYKESMDLLCAYVREQNYDIRFAIEPKPNEPRGDILLPTIGHAIAFINDLADPEIVGINPEVGHEQMAGLNYAHGIAQALWHGKLFHIDLNGQHGPRFDQDLRFGAGNLREAFWTVDTLQGRYDGFVHFDYKPPRTEDAEGVWVTAAACMRNYLILRDKVTAFRSDPEVLEALAASRVDELSLPTLAPGETLADVRSETFDPNALAARGLAFEHLDQLAMEHLLGVR
- a CDS encoding glycoside hydrolase family 3 protein, whose translation is MAEIHRSSIPMSRSTAAAPSFRDQAPDGMRSVRGRVADLLGRLTVDEKLRLLHQHQGAIPRLGIDVFRTGTEALHGVAWLGPATVFPQAIGLASSWNLALIRQVGDAIADEVRAFHHKDPSGAGLNVWAPVVNPLRDPRWGRNEEGYSEDPWLTGQIATEYCRGLIGDDPNRLKTAPTLKHFLAYNNETDRCITSSNLPPRVLYDYDLPAFQAPLEAGVAFAVMPSYNLVNGRPAHLSPLINDVVRGWTDHDLLFVSDAGAPANLTELQHYFPDGASAYAAALKAGIDSFTQDDANYEPSVSKLRQALTDGLLVEADIDRAASRALELRFRLGEFDSSTYDAPDPGVVNSPAHQALARQAARESIVLLKHECGLLPLRADLARVAVIGPLANALHEDWYSGTLPYQVTARDGLEARLSPESVVYCEGVDRIALRTDGGYLAATEVGQALRLKATADEDSWFDLFDWGGGAVALRSVRNRRYLSIADNGELVDDQPGPNGWEVKQTFRLVETADGRTAVRHLSSGCLLTVDAGGSVRLSDDSESAASFVVDTVIDGAAAAAAIAAAAEVAIVVVGNHPLVNGRETEDRADLELPAGQDRLVRAVHAANPSTVLVMSSSYPFATTWAQQHLPAILWSSHGGQEYGHALVEVLFGDSDASGRLPQTWYRSAADLPDLLDYDIIGTDATYLYYRGKPLYPFGFGLSYTTFDYSDLQLDAGTMTADGEVRVSVTVTNTGARSGTEVVQLYTHQQRSRAKQPLRQLRGFSRVSLEPGETKTVELILRARDLAFWDVTTGRRCVEIARHSVMVGRSATDLLLTASVDVQGERISDRRVLGVPLPATTFDSYCAVVLADAAPDRGDSVRALEAGSWIAFDAVDFGAGVGVVGARVARDQAAPATLTLRLDDPLHGPTLSTIDVPATGHRHVWQTVTTATALADGTHTLYAVFSDEGTFLDQLTFEPTSRKQEIAE